Proteins from a genomic interval of Epinephelus fuscoguttatus linkage group LG16, E.fuscoguttatus.final_Chr_v1:
- the itsn1 gene encoding intersectin-1 — protein MAQFPTTFTGPDVFLISVDERAKHDQQFLSLSPTAGGYITGDQARNFFLQSGLPPPILAQIWALADMNSDGRMDIHEFSIAMKLIKLKLQGHPLPPALPPSMKQPPLTLPPQGGFGMPPMPPIAAPLPGVPPLPLPPLPVGVSPPLVSSAPPPLPPPIANGAPPTGIMQPISGFSHPAPSVNKSSSFNRSSAKLQKGSSLDAASAQPPPDWAVPQSSRLKYRQLFNSHDKMMSGHLTGPQARTILMQSSLPQGQLATIWSLSDIDQDGKLTAEEFILAMHLIDMAMSGLPLPPVLPPDYLPPTFRRVRSDSVQSDQKSVQEEAEEEAECSQDKKLPVTFEDKKRENFERGNLELEKRRQALQEQQRKEQERLAALEREEQERKERERLEQERRRQHELEKQLERQRELERQREEERRKEIERREAAKRELERQRQLEWERQRRQELLTQRNREQESIVLLKARKKTLEFELEALNDKKTQLEGKLKDVRFRLSAQRREVEQTNQTRETRIAEITLLQQQLQDSQQWLGRLIPDKQSLNDQLKQVQQNSLHRDSLSSLQKAVEQKETSRQQLREQLDAVERETRAKLLEIDAFNTQLKELREIHSRQQRQKQKELEGDIQTLTHTHPHIHTPIERKSAELQDSRLSSEEGVAWKDEAVSSAPNAPSPPSISAPHAWLNRVTQEEEDRKRRGLEDEEEEGKKGAGIAEEKEDEGRGKKDMQEKLNKLFSQPTDPWASTVEKAPVPSLFDQKAPVSSFDQQQQQPVKVVYYRALYPFDARSHDEISIAPGDVIMVKGEWVDESQTGEPGWLGGELRGRTGWFPANYAERIPDSEAPISLRATASATPTSAQQPMTTPPPAPGHTSSSTSSANSNWADFSTNWPSNTASQSDSEGWDAWPTSSTSQNPSLSVPSAQLRQRSAFTPATMTTGSSPSPVLGQGEKVEGLQAQALYPWRAKKDNHLNFNKNEIITVLEQQDMWWLGELQTGQRGWFPKSYVKLISATMTPPPGATARSKNTSESGVSESPPNGKRPSPSPTKPSESGEEYVAMYTYESSEQGDLSFQQGDIVMVTRKEGDWWTGMVGGKTGVFPSNYVKPRDSASESLGPAGKTGSLGKKPEIAQVIAPYSATGAEQLTLAPGQLILIRKKNPGGWWEGELQARGKKRQIGWFPANYVKLLSPSTSKTTPTEPTPPKLAPASTAVCQVIGMYDYVAQNDDELAFLKGQVITVLNKDDCDWWKGELNGREGLFPSNYVKLTTDTDPSTQWCADLHLLDMLSPMERKRQGYIHELIVTEENYVNDLQLVTEIFHKPLLECELLTEKEVAMIFVNWKELIMCNIKLLKALRVRKKMSGDRMPVKMIGDILTNQLPHMQPYIRSGAHLPNWVNVDVSDMLRSDDDGNP, from the exons ATGGCACAGTTCCCCACCACATTCACAg GTCCAGATGTGTTTCTGATCTCGGTGGATGAGAGAGCCAAACATGATCAGCAGTTTCTCAGCCTCTCTCCAACTGCCGGGGGTTACATCACAG GCGACCAAGCCAGGAACTTCTTCCTTCAATCAGGGCTGCCCCCTCCCATCCTAGCCCAAATCTG GGCTCTGGCTGATATGAACAGCGATGGTCGTATGGACATTCACGAGTTCTCCATCGCCATGAAACTCATCAAATTGAAACTCCAGGGTCACCCTCTGCCCCCCGCGCTCCCTCCCAGTATGAAACAACCCCCACTGACTTTACCCCCACAGGGTGGCTTTG GCATGCCCCCCATGCCCCCCATCGCAGCTCCTCTGCCAGGCGTGCCTCCGCTCCCCCTGCCACCTCTCCCTGTCGGAGTGTCTCCTCCACTCGTCTCATCCGCCCCTCCTCCTCTACCCCCGCCCATCGCCAACGGAGCTCCCCCCACAGGCATAATGCAGCCCATCTCAGGCTTCTCCCACCCAG CTCCCTCTGTCAACAAGTCCTCTTCATTTAATCGTTCCAGTGCAAAGTTGCAGAAGGGGTCGTCCTTGGACGCTGCTAG TGCTCAGCCCCCCCCTGATTGGGCCGTTCCTCAGTCCTCCAGGCTGAAGTACAGACAGCTTTTTAACTCCCATGACAAGATGATGAGTGGACACCTCACAG gtCCCCAGGCTCGCACTATCCTGATGCAGTCCAGTCTTCCTCAGGGCCAGCTGGCCACAATATG GAGTTTATCAGATATTGACCAGGATGGAAAGCTGACCGCCGAGGAGTTTATCTTAGCCATGCACCTCATAGATATGGCTATGTCAGGGTTACCGCTACCCCCTGTGTTACCACCAGATTACCTCCCGCCCACATTCAG GCGTGTGCGAAGTGACAGTGTTCAGTCGGACCAGAAGAGCGtgcaggaggaggcagaggaggaggcggagtGCAGCCAGGACAAGAAACTACCAG TGACATTTGAGGATAAGAAAAGGGAGAACTTTGAGCGAGGAAACCTGGAGTTGGAGAAGAGACGTCAGGCTctgcaggagcagcagaggaaagagCAGGAGAGACTGGCTGCGCTGGAAAGAGAGGAACAGGAGAGAAAG gagCGTGAGCGTctggagcaggagaggagacgACAACACGAACTAGAAAAACaactggagagacagagagagctggagaggcagagggaagaGGAAAGGCGCAAAgagatagagaggagagag GCTGCTAAGCGAGAATTAGAGCGTCAGCGTCAGCTGGAGTGGGAGCGTCAACGTCGCCAGGAGCTTCTGACTCAAagaaacagagagcaggagagtaTAGTGCTGCTCAAAGCCAGGAAGAAGACCCTGGAGTTTGAACTGGAGGCTTTG AATGATAAGAAGACACAGTTGGAGGGCAAACTGAAGGATGTTCGGTTTCGTCTGTCAGCTCAGCGGAGAGAAGTGGAGCAGACCAACCAGACGAGAGAAACACGCATTGCTGAAATCACCCTGCTacaacagcagctgcag GACTCGCAGCAGTGGTTGGGGAGGCTAATTCCTGATAAACAAAGTCTCAATGACCAGCTGAAACAGGTTCAACAGAACAGTCTACATC GTGACAGCCTGTCGTCCCTGCAGAAGGCTGTGGAGCAAAAGGagaccagcagacagcagctcagAGAACAGCTAGATGCTGTGGAGAGAGAGACGAGGGCCAAACTTCTGGAAATAGACGCTTTCAACACCCAGCTGAAG GAACTGAGGGAGATCCACAGTCGGCAGCAGAGGCAGAAACAGAAGGAGCTGGAAGGAGACAtacagacactgacacacacacaccctcacataCACACCCCGATTGAGAGGAAGTCTGCTGAACTGCAGGACAGCAG GTTGTCATCAGAGGAGGGCGTGGCCTGGAAGGATGAAGCAGTGAGCTCTGCCCCCAACGCTCCCAGCCCCCCCTCCATCTCTGCACCCCATGCCTGGCTAAACAGAGTGActcaggaagaggaggacaggaagaggagagggctggaggatgaggaggaagagggcaAGAAGGGAGCAGGAATAGCAGAAGAGAAGGAGGATGAGGGGAGAGGCAAGAAGGACATGCAGGAGAAACTGAACAAGCTGTTCAGCCAGCCGACCGACCCCTGGGCCTCAACGG TAGAGAAGGCTCCAGTCCCCAGTCTGTTTGACCAGAAAGCACCAGTCAGCAGCTtcgaccagcagcagcagcagccagtgaAGGTGGTCTACTACAGGGCTCTATATCCATTTGATGCTCGCAGCCATGATGAGATCAGTATCGCCCCCGGAGACGTAATCATG GTGAAGGGGGAATGG GTGGATGAGTCCCAAACAGGTGAACCCGGCTGGCTGGGAGGAGAGCTCAGGGGTCGCACTGGTTGGTTTCCAGCCAATTACGCAGAACGGATACCCGACAGCGAAGCACCGATCAGCCTGCGCGCAACAGCCTCAGCCACACCCACCTCAGCCCAGCAGCCAATGACCACGCCTCCCCCAGCACCTggacacacctcctcctccacgtcCTCCGCCAACAGTAACTGGGCTGACTTCAGCACTAA TTGGCCCTCCAACACAGCCAGTCAGTCAGACAGCGAAGGATGGGACGCATGGCCAACCTCTTCAACCAGTCAAAATCCTTCACTCAGTGTTCCCTCAGCACAGCTACGACAACGCTCTGCCTTCACACCTGCGACCATGACGACGGGGTCCTCTCCTTCTCCCGTGCTAGGACAG GGGGAGAAGGTCGAGGGTCTGCAGGCTCAGGCCTTGTATCCATGGAGAGCGAAGAAGGACAACCACCTCAACTTTAACAAAAATGAG ATAATAACAGTGTTGGAGCAGCAGGACATGTGGTGGTTAGGTGAACTGCAGACCGGACAGAGAGGCTGGTTCCCCAAAAGTTACGTCAAGCTCATCTCTGCCACCATGACACCCCCACCTGGTGCCACAGCACGCAGCAAAAACACTAG TGAATCTGGAGTATCAGAAAGTCCACCCAATGGAAAACGTCCCTCCCCTTCCCCAACAAAACCCTCTGAGTCTGGAGAAG agtaCGTGGCCATGTACACCTACGAGAGCAGTGAACAGGGTGACCTGAGTTTCCAGCAAGGAGATATCGTCATGGTGACCAGGAAAGAAGGGGACTGGTGGACGGGCATGGTCGGAGGCAAGACTGGAGTCTTCCCTTCCAATTATGTCAAACCACGAGACTCAGCCTCAGAG TCTTTGGGACCAGCGGGGAAGACGGGCAGTCTGGGAAAGAAACCAG AGATCGCTCAGGTGATCGCCCCCTACAGtgccacaggagcagagcaGCTGACGTTAGCTCCAGGACAGCTCATCCTCATTAGAAAAAAGAATCCCGGGGGCTGGTGGGAGGGTGAGCTCCAG GCCCGGGGGAAAAAGCGCCAGATAGGTTGGTTTCCAGCCAACTATGTGAAGCTGCTCAGTCCCAGCACCAGCAAGACAACGCCCACAGAGCCCACCCCTCCCAAACTGGCTCCTGCCAGCACAG CTGTGTGTCAGGTGATTGGCATGTACGACTATGTGGCCCAGAACGACGACGAGCTGGCCTTCCTGAAGGGTCAGGTGATCACGGTGCTCAACAAGGACGACTGTGATTGGTGGAAGGGAGAGCTCAATGGGAGAGAGGGTCTGTTTCCCAGCAACTACGTCAAACTCACCACGGATACAGACCCGAGCACGCAGT